From Shewanella psychrophila, a single genomic window includes:
- a CDS encoding YdaS family helix-turn-helix protein — protein sequence MSLKKYYDSLSRPERSAFILRLESVLNKSEASVRSYINGHRTIQAQDVRKIVEVTHGGVLEYQLRPDVYPIPGEAICS from the coding sequence ATGTCACTAAAAAAATATTACGACAGCTTGAGTCGTCCTGAACGGTCTGCTTTTATTCTAAGGCTGGAATCGGTACTAAATAAATCAGAGGCTTCGGTTCGCTCCTATATTAATGGTCATCGTACTATCCAGGCTCAAGATGTTCGTAAGATCGTAGAGGTAACTCATGGAGGGGTGCTTGAGTACCAATTGAGGCCAGATGTTTACCCTATTCCTGGGGAAGCAATATGCAGTTAA
- a CDS encoding helix-turn-helix domain-containing protein, which produces MDVLELIQGMSKPKWAINAEVLMKRNGIQQGDLLDTFGVTTKGAIGHYFNGRREPSLNGLIKLSELLNINMSQLFEGDTPSTSEKGQLSSAPVITEQQHLTDALKLLARAIEISADDAEVFFKVYEKIGADNILKASRILAEADYQSTDKISAVIEIQDFIKRAAS; this is translated from the coding sequence ATGGATGTTTTGGAGTTAATTCAGGGTATGAGTAAACCAAAATGGGCAATAAATGCCGAAGTGCTAATGAAGCGCAATGGCATTCAGCAAGGTGATCTTCTAGATACCTTTGGTGTGACCACCAAAGGTGCAATAGGTCATTATTTTAATGGAAGAAGGGAACCTTCTTTAAACGGACTTATTAAGCTGTCAGAGCTACTTAATATCAATATGTCCCAACTATTTGAAGGAGATACCCCATCCACCAGTGAAAAGGGGCAACTTAGCTCAGCTCCGGTTATTACAGAGCAACAGCATTTAACAGATGCATTAAAGTTACTAGCAAGAGCAATTGAAATTAGTGCTGATGATGCCGAGGTGTTCTTTAAAGTCTATGAAAAAATTGGAGCTGATAACATTTTGAAAGCTTCACGAATTCTAGCAGAGGCTGATTATCAATCTACGGATAAAATATCAGCAGTTATTGAAATTCAAGACTTTATCAAACGAGCAGCAAGCTAG
- a CDS encoding pyocin activator PrtN family protein, with product MNTTFLLMAQLGKAVVHLEDISNEFFGLSATTAKNYAKAGRLPVPAYRTCNSNKAPWLVNVSDLAQYMDKQRDIAKRDQINAA from the coding sequence ATGAACACCACCTTTTTACTCATGGCTCAACTAGGTAAAGCAGTTGTTCATCTTGAAGATATCAGTAATGAATTCTTTGGCCTAAGTGCTACTACAGCAAAGAACTACGCCAAAGCTGGCCGCTTGCCAGTACCGGCTTATCGCACGTGTAACAGCAATAAAGCCCCGTGGTTAGTCAATGTTTCTGATTTAGCTCAGTACATGGATAAGCAGAGGGATATAGCCAAACGAGACCAAATAAACGCAGCTTAA
- a CDS encoding PapB/FocB family fimbrial expression transcriptional regulator: MNYLLPGGEQLKRLQLLLKLTKITSEQQINALTEHYVNGLSAERAAARFQIEKSNLSRAQTRLEEVTSIVEQIKELDWSQLNAVPISNQQSSQLTDADNKRDGVKQ, from the coding sequence ATGAACTATCTCTTACCTGGTGGCGAACAACTTAAGCGACTGCAGCTGCTACTCAAACTCACCAAGATAACATCAGAGCAGCAGATCAACGCACTAACTGAGCACTACGTAAACGGGCTGTCAGCCGAACGTGCTGCAGCAAGGTTTCAGATAGAAAAGTCAAACCTTTCACGTGCCCAAACAAGGCTTGAAGAAGTGACTAGCATAGTCGAACAGATCAAAGAGCTTGATTGGTCTCAACTCAACGCAGTCCCTATTTCAAACCAACAAAGTTCTCAGCTAACTGATGCAGACAATAAACGCGATGGAGTCAAACAATGA
- a CDS encoding phage N-6-adenine-methyltransferase, whose translation MTAKNSKVKTNAYAQQLDDLKAKGAHLLKEVGDQWQTPTPLFWGINAKFGPFVHDIFTDGHNSKCPSFYTAEDNALVQDWTKDFAGGVGFANPPYSRPCLDDDNQAITGMIKIIAKALAEREKGAKFVFAIKCAPSEVWWPEQADHVCFVRGRISFELPQWFIPANEKQEASSAGFGMAIVVFDKNWTGERLSYISRDALVKQGKMLLDMVEATAKSQGYIPANIKHRPDDSENGEQIDSSQMDIEDQIARAEKKAIWPNEVIALVEQAFINNPNKQNDYRYQHLCESANSQLLAGKAVADILVDFDLQLTKTQSIQEVA comes from the coding sequence ATGACTGCCAAGAATTCAAAAGTTAAGACTAACGCCTACGCACAGCAATTAGATGATCTTAAAGCCAAAGGCGCGCACTTACTAAAAGAAGTCGGTGATCAATGGCAAACTCCGACACCACTATTCTGGGGTATTAACGCTAAGTTTGGTCCTTTTGTGCATGATATTTTTACCGATGGCCATAACAGTAAATGTCCTAGTTTCTATACAGCAGAAGACAACGCATTAGTGCAGGACTGGACCAAAGACTTTGCCGGCGGTGTAGGCTTCGCTAACCCACCTTACTCTCGCCCCTGCTTAGATGATGATAATCAAGCCATCACAGGCATGATAAAAATAATTGCCAAAGCACTAGCTGAACGTGAAAAAGGCGCTAAGTTCGTCTTTGCTATAAAATGCGCCCCTTCTGAAGTGTGGTGGCCAGAACAGGCAGATCATGTTTGCTTTGTTCGCGGCCGCATCAGCTTCGAACTCCCACAGTGGTTTATTCCTGCCAATGAGAAACAAGAAGCCAGTAGTGCGGGATTCGGCATGGCCATTGTTGTTTTTGACAAAAATTGGACGGGTGAACGCCTTAGCTATATCAGTCGAGATGCATTGGTTAAGCAAGGAAAGATGTTACTGGATATGGTTGAGGCTACAGCTAAATCACAGGGTTATATACCAGCAAACATTAAACATCGACCTGACGATAGCGAGAATGGCGAACAGATAGATTCGAGTCAAATGGATATTGAAGATCAGATAGCAAGAGCAGAAAAGAAAGCTATCTGGCCCAACGAGGTGATCGCCTTAGTTGAGCAAGCTTTTATTAATAACCCAAATAAGCAAAATGATTACCGCTATCAGCACCTATGCGAGTCGGCCAACAGTCAACTGCTCGCAGGTAAAGCCGTAGCCGATATTCTCGTTGACTTTGATCTGCAGCTGACTAAAACACAATCTATTCAGGAGGTAGCATGA
- a CDS encoding DNA cytosine methyltransferase: protein MRGIIVDNFAGGGGASEGISWALRRSIDIAINHDQDAIAMHSANHPDTLHYCESVFDVDPVQATAGKPVDLAWFSPDCKHFSKAKGSKPVSKQIRGLAWIVIRWALLTRPKVIMLENVEEFKTWGPVVAKEVTKFDVDGTPYTETEQSPCPDRKTETFKAFVDILSSGIEADHPALAECVEVLGLTEVTLLIKGLNYKVEWREMRACDFGAPTIRKRLFMIARCDGQPIQWPEPTHGKPNSLDVLSGKFLPWRTAAECIDWSIPCKSIFGRKKPLAEKTMHRIARGIHKFVIDAEQPFIAPVEAMITPFITEHANASGQRNMAVNEPLRTICAQVKGGHFAVVTPTIIRQFGNSIGHSITEPMGTVTAGGGGKSILTVANLAKHFGGFYTGPGADINHPLPTVTTVDHNALITSSMLKLRGTNIGFPTSEPAHTITAGGLHLGELRAFLIKYYGNEKDGVACTEPLHTITTGDRFGLIMIKGEPWQIIDIGMRMLEPHELFACQGFNPDYIIKDYNGRTTKKQQVARVGNSVPPQFAEALVRANLPELCSQPAKAA from the coding sequence ATGAGAGGGATCATCGTAGACAACTTTGCTGGAGGTGGGGGTGCATCCGAGGGCATAAGCTGGGCATTAAGACGCAGTATCGATATTGCTATAAACCATGATCAAGATGCTATCGCCATGCACTCAGCCAATCACCCTGACACCTTGCACTATTGTGAATCAGTATTTGACGTAGACCCTGTGCAAGCCACAGCTGGTAAGCCCGTAGATCTCGCTTGGTTTTCCCCCGACTGTAAACATTTCAGTAAGGCTAAAGGAAGCAAGCCGGTAAGTAAACAGATCAGGGGGCTTGCCTGGATAGTGATCCGCTGGGCCTTATTAACTCGTCCTAAAGTAATCATGCTGGAAAATGTTGAAGAGTTCAAAACTTGGGGGCCAGTAGTTGCCAAAGAGGTCACAAAATTTGATGTAGATGGGACACCTTACACGGAGACAGAACAGTCACCTTGCCCAGACCGCAAGACTGAAACCTTCAAAGCGTTTGTAGATATCTTATCTTCCGGCATCGAAGCAGATCACCCAGCGCTAGCCGAGTGTGTTGAAGTGCTAGGGCTAACCGAAGTAACCCTGCTAATCAAAGGGCTTAATTATAAAGTCGAATGGCGCGAAATGCGTGCCTGTGACTTTGGAGCACCTACCATTAGAAAGCGCTTATTCATGATAGCCCGTTGTGATGGTCAGCCTATCCAATGGCCTGAGCCAACCCATGGAAAGCCTAATAGTTTAGATGTGTTAAGTGGAAAGTTCTTACCATGGCGAACTGCTGCAGAGTGCATCGATTGGTCTATCCCCTGTAAGTCTATTTTTGGTCGCAAAAAACCACTCGCCGAAAAGACTATGCACCGTATTGCCAGAGGCATTCATAAATTCGTAATTGATGCAGAACAACCATTCATTGCTCCTGTAGAAGCAATGATAACCCCATTTATTACTGAACATGCAAATGCTAGCGGCCAACGTAATATGGCCGTTAATGAACCATTGAGGACTATTTGCGCTCAGGTAAAAGGAGGCCACTTTGCTGTTGTTACCCCCACTATAATCCGACAGTTTGGCAATAGTATCGGACATTCAATTACAGAACCTATGGGGACGGTGACAGCTGGGGGCGGTGGAAAATCAATTCTTACAGTGGCTAACCTAGCAAAACACTTCGGTGGTTTCTATACGGGACCAGGTGCAGACATAAATCATCCATTGCCTACTGTCACTACCGTTGACCATAATGCGCTAATCACTAGCAGCATGCTTAAACTGCGCGGTACCAATATAGGCTTTCCCACAAGCGAACCAGCTCACACCATTACTGCCGGGGGCTTGCATTTAGGAGAGTTACGCGCATTCCTGATCAAATACTATGGTAACGAAAAAGACGGTGTTGCCTGCACTGAGCCCTTACACACAATCACCACTGGTGACCGCTTCGGTCTGATCATGATAAAAGGTGAGCCTTGGCAAATAATCGATATCGGCATGCGAATGCTAGAACCTCATGAACTTTTTGCCTGTCAGGGATTTAATCCTGATTACATCATTAAAGACTACAACGGACGCACTACAAAAAAACAACAGGTAGCCCGGGTCGGAAACTCTGTTCCACCTCAATTCGCTGAAGCATTGGTACGAGCCAACTTACCAGAACTTTGCAGCCAACCGGCTAAAGCTGCTTAA
- a CDS encoding MIX and LysM peptidoglycan-binding domain-containing protein — MPVGKIVNIDALMLHDADSIESDTSWLSDKDWESLAPTAGSVSQVKQSLEAGESVLLTQSPQSPLFAFSQGERSVNVCVSYSFPSNAVAAITQRFNTAGSSIAFERAPYESLHPSPPLDYTPDTSKVKEKVIPISCQYNVEVACSPPCLETLNYGYFMLAKTKNEPSLALSTVKPLGKHSLLTTLGKFEEPKQLLHMLATGKNSQLSVKPVKMVPLGSQQVYESFVPVQLTVQVGERLGYPTQGAFYHFKQGQLVHEYAIVEDAKGYFNITHSTANALSDEVNIPALRGSIFLHWKINGQLAPPQHIYYSKQKLTTEEFHSIDVAWLNAHAFTVDLKAILAVNQEATLERAEEQTSQQDKQRAKPQNHAVLPSHDGPGRENWPDIAKQYGLTPNELLALNPTFQQDPMKLKAGDILIIAKSEATQDKPKVDTQPPQSPQAVSRADNIHYQSSTPQLAPGVIGITKQSVLKDVAVLNLVELVNRNTKSFPDEPLRDKLKENNEHIMFLTLKEALDVLRDWGWKDTKGLWKEGTDSELGQVLINYGVNGKDVVTASMLISQLGSVGIKATSYLNKSGTEMIKLSGYAGIRKVLNAPSFSAVNPKIVQVGIGKYGLANSIKSGAVLTFYVAAAYRIVDYILTDEQRLSEFIGSMATDVVKIGIASAITWGVGSVIVTSFVVVNFGIVIVAGLATAVLLNYLDNKYGITNQVIEYLEKSQQEVVDKARDIEDGFWDLGSMILDGMLEAGKRVIENEVRSYIRSTIQDIKPRMY, encoded by the coding sequence ATGCCGGTAGGGAAGATAGTCAACATAGATGCGCTCATGTTACATGACGCAGACAGTATCGAATCAGACACTTCTTGGTTGAGTGATAAAGATTGGGAGAGTCTGGCGCCAACTGCTGGTTCAGTAAGTCAGGTGAAGCAAAGCCTTGAAGCTGGGGAGTCAGTTTTATTGACTCAATCACCACAAAGTCCGCTGTTTGCTTTCTCTCAAGGTGAGCGTAGTGTCAATGTTTGTGTGAGTTACTCTTTTCCATCGAATGCGGTAGCCGCGATTACCCAGCGCTTTAATACTGCCGGAAGCAGTATTGCCTTTGAGCGTGCGCCCTATGAGTCACTACACCCCTCTCCGCCTTTAGATTACACGCCAGATACGTCTAAGGTGAAGGAGAAAGTGATTCCTATCTCCTGCCAGTACAATGTTGAGGTCGCTTGTTCTCCTCCTTGCTTAGAGACCTTAAACTATGGCTATTTCATGCTGGCTAAAACCAAGAATGAACCTAGCCTGGCACTGTCTACGGTCAAGCCATTAGGCAAGCATTCCCTACTCACCACACTCGGTAAGTTTGAAGAGCCTAAACAGCTTCTGCACATGCTGGCCACAGGCAAGAACAGCCAGTTATCGGTTAAACCAGTAAAGATGGTGCCCTTAGGTTCTCAACAAGTCTATGAGTCCTTTGTGCCGGTGCAGCTTACGGTTCAGGTAGGTGAAAGGCTGGGCTACCCGACTCAAGGGGCCTTCTATCATTTCAAGCAAGGTCAACTGGTACATGAGTACGCGATAGTCGAGGACGCCAAGGGGTATTTCAATATCACTCACTCGACAGCAAATGCCTTATCCGATGAGGTCAACATTCCGGCATTAAGAGGGAGTATTTTTCTACATTGGAAAATCAATGGCCAACTGGCCCCCCCTCAGCATATTTACTACAGTAAGCAAAAGTTAACGACAGAAGAGTTTCATAGCATCGATGTGGCTTGGTTAAACGCACATGCATTCACGGTTGACCTGAAAGCCATCTTAGCCGTTAACCAGGAAGCGACGCTTGAAAGGGCAGAAGAACAAACGAGCCAACAAGACAAACAACGGGCTAAACCACAAAACCATGCAGTACTCCCCAGCCATGATGGTCCCGGTCGTGAAAACTGGCCTGATATTGCTAAGCAATACGGACTGACGCCTAATGAGTTATTGGCACTCAATCCAACTTTCCAGCAAGACCCGATGAAACTTAAAGCCGGCGATATCTTAATCATTGCCAAATCAGAAGCAACTCAAGATAAGCCCAAAGTCGATACTCAGCCCCCCCAATCCCCGCAAGCGGTAAGCCGAGCAGACAATATCCACTACCAATCTTCAACACCACAACTAGCACCAGGTGTTATTGGTATCACTAAGCAATCGGTACTCAAAGATGTGGCGGTACTCAATTTAGTTGAGCTAGTTAATCGAAACACTAAGTCTTTCCCTGATGAACCCTTACGAGACAAGCTAAAGGAAAATAATGAACACATTATGTTCTTGACGCTAAAAGAAGCCCTAGATGTATTACGCGATTGGGGATGGAAGGATACAAAAGGGCTATGGAAAGAAGGTACTGATTCAGAGTTAGGGCAGGTACTAATCAATTACGGTGTAAATGGTAAGGATGTCGTCACAGCATCCATGCTCATTTCTCAATTAGGTAGCGTTGGTATCAAGGCTACAAGTTATCTCAATAAAAGTGGTACCGAGATGATAAAGCTCTCTGGTTATGCAGGTATACGCAAAGTCTTAAACGCCCCCTCTTTTAGTGCTGTAAATCCCAAGATTGTTCAAGTGGGTATCGGAAAATATGGACTTGCCAACTCTATTAAAAGTGGTGCGGTATTAACGTTTTACGTTGCGGCAGCTTACCGAATCGTCGATTACATTTTGACAGATGAGCAAAGACTTTCAGAATTCATTGGTTCGATGGCGACTGATGTAGTGAAGATCGGTATAGCTTCTGCTATTACATGGGGGGTCGGTAGCGTCATCGTTACCTCTTTTGTTGTTGTTAATTTTGGAATTGTAATCGTTGCGGGATTAGCTACTGCTGTGCTTTTAAACTATTTAGATAACAAGTATGGAATAACTAATCAAGTTATTGAATATTTAGAGAAGTCTCAGCAAGAAGTTGTAGATAAAGCACGAGATATTGAAGATGGCTTTTGGGATTTGGGGTCTATGATTTTAGATGGAATGCTGGAGGCTGGTAAAAGAGTCATAGAAAATGAGGTTCGGAGTTATATCAGAAGTACCATACAAGATATTAAGCCAAGGATGTATTAA
- a CDS encoding chemotaxis protein CheX, whose amino-acid sequence MNVNFINPFLESLLNVISTMANMKLSPGKPKIKTDNLAKGDVSGLIGMVGPQTKGSLSITFEQGLILEIMQNMLGENPGEINDEITDLVGEITNMVTGGAKNILGEKGYDFEMATPVVVAGLGHRISHKADGMKIIMPFTSPHGSAYIEICFEK is encoded by the coding sequence ATGAACGTTAATTTCATTAATCCTTTTCTCGAATCCTTACTGAACGTCATCTCGACAATGGCAAACATGAAACTCAGCCCTGGAAAACCAAAAATAAAAACCGATAACCTTGCCAAAGGAGACGTATCAGGGCTAATAGGCATGGTTGGTCCGCAGACTAAGGGCTCCTTATCAATCACCTTCGAACAGGGACTCATCTTAGAGATCATGCAAAATATGTTGGGGGAAAATCCAGGAGAGATCAACGATGAGATAACCGATCTCGTAGGTGAGATAACCAACATGGTCACCGGTGGTGCTAAAAATATTTTGGGGGAGAAGGGCTATGATTTCGAGATGGCGACTCCCGTGGTTGTAGCAGGACTCGGTCATCGCATCTCACATAAGGCCGATGGAATGAAGATCATCATGCCATTCACCAGCCCCCATGGCTCGGCCTATATAGAGATCTGTTTCGAAAAATAA